The Ralstonia pseudosolanacearum genome includes the window ATCTGGGCGACCTGAGCACGATGATCGCGTCGGCGCTGCAGATCGTGAAGCAGCAGCGGCCGAACGCGTAGCGATGCGATGAGGCGCGAGGCGGGTCAGGCCTTCTCGCGCATGAGCCGCGCCTTCTCGCGCTGCCAGTCGCGGTCCTTCTCGGTCTCGCGTTTGTCGTAGAGCTTCTTGCCCTTGGCCAGGCCGATCTCGCACTTCACGCGGCCGCGCGCATAGTGCAGGTTGAGCGGCACGAGCGTATAGCCGCGCTGCTCGACCTTGCCGATCAGCTTCTTGATCTCTTCGGCGTGCAGCAGCAGCTTGCGGGTGCGCGTCGGGTCGGGCTTGACGTGCGTGGAGGCGGATTGCAGCGGGCTGATGTGCGCCCCGATCAGGAACAGCTCGGCGTCGCGGATGACGACGTAGCCTTCCTTGATCTGCACGCGGCCGGCGCGGATGGCCTTCACCTCCCAGCCTTCGAGTGCGATGCCCGCCTCATAGCGCTCTTCGACGAAGTAATCGAAAAAGGCTTTCTTGTTGTCGGCGATGGTCATACTGGGATGTGGCGGTTAGCGCGGAGGATGCGCTGCGATAAAATGGCAAGTTTAACAAATCCGCCGCGGGCCCAAGTGGGCCAACGACAGGAATGCGGTGGGAAACGCTTTCGGATGGCGCATGGCAGACGTTGAGAAAACGGTGTTGATCGGTTACTCGGCCGAACGGATGTTCGACCTGGTCACCAACGTCAAGGACTATCCGAACTTCCTGCCATGGTGCGGTGGCGTGGAAATCTACGAGCAGAGCGACACCTCGCTCGATGCCCGCGTGGACATCGCCTTCAAGGGCATCCACCAGTATTTCCGCACGCGCAACACGCAGACGCGCCCCAGCCACATCGATATGACGTTCGCCGACGGGCCTTTCAAGGCCTTCACCGGCTTCTGGCAATTCACGCCGCTGCGCGCCGATGCGTGCAAGATCAACTTCCACCTGCATTACGAGTTTTCCAGCGTCATCTTGGAAAAGCTGATCGGCCCGGTGTTCAGCATGATCGCCAACACCTTCGTCGATTCCTTCGTCAAGCGCGCCGAGGCTGTCTATGGCGAATCCTGAGCGGATCGACGTGATGGTGTGCCTGGCGACGGTCACGCCGCCGAAACTGGTGCGGGTGCAAGTGAGCGCCACGGCGACGGTGGCCGACGCCGTGCGCGCATCCGGCTTGCTGGAGGGCGCGGGCTTGTCGATCGACGCCTGCAGGCTGGGCGTCTACGGCAAGCGCAAGGCGCCCGACGCGCTGCTGCACGCGCATGACCGGGTGGAGATCACCGGCCCGCTGATCGCCGACCCGAAAGCCGCGCGCCGGCACCGCGTGCGGCGCGTGCGCGCGACGGGCACGCGCGAGGGGTTGAAGTGGCTGCGCAACGAGGCGCCGCCGGAAGACGACGTGGCCGGCTAGCGGCCCGGCCTCAGCTGCAGTTCGCGCTCAGATCGGTCTGATTGCGCTGGATGGCGGCGGCGCGCTGAGCGTCATCCATATAGGAGAGCGTGCCGTCCGCCTGCGGCGTGGCGTAGCGGCGGCCGCCCTGCAGGTACGTGGTTTCGTTGCGCAGGCGCTCGCAGTCGGCCTTGCGGCGCTGGGCCTGCTCGGCCTTCTGCGCGTCTTCCTGCTCGTGCTTGGCGCGATCGGCCAGGCGCTTGCTCAGTTCGGCGTCAGGGTCGGGGGCAGCTTGGCCGGGTTTGGCGGGCGCTTTCGGATCGGCAGCCTTCACGCCGGAGGCCGGCGCGGACAAGGCTTCGTACGCCGTGCTCATCTGCCCGTTCGGATTGCGGACGATGCGGCTCGGCGGGATGGACGGCGGCGGCGCCACGTCGCTGTAAACCATCTGGCCTTTCTCGTCGCGCCATTGCCAGGCCCATTGTGCGTGGACAGGGCAGGCGAGGGCGATGAGGGCGGCGGTAGCCGGCAGCAGGACGTGCAGTCGTTTCATGAAGGTCTCGTTCGATGGCCTGCCGACGGCGCGCTGGCCGACCCGACGACGGCCCCTTGACGCGCACGGGGGCCCGGCGGCGTGATCGCCGCTCGTTGATCTAGGCGACGGCCGGATCCGGCCTGTCGACTCGCCCCCCGGCAAGACGTTCAGTTTAGGCAGAGTTGTCGTCGGCGTGCAAGCGTACCGACCAGCCAACACCCACGATCAGCAAGGCAATCGCCGCCATTTCGAGCGGCCGGGGCCAGCGGTGGTCGTACACGAAGCCGTACGCCAGCGCGAACAGTGTCTCGAACACGATCATCTGGCCGGACAGCGTCAGCGGCAGGCGCCGGGCGGCGATGTTCCACAG containing:
- a CDS encoding type II toxin-antitoxin system RatA family toxin, with the protein product MADVEKTVLIGYSAERMFDLVTNVKDYPNFLPWCGGVEIYEQSDTSLDARVDIAFKGIHQYFRTRNTQTRPSHIDMTFADGPFKAFTGFWQFTPLRADACKINFHLHYEFSSVILEKLIGPVFSMIANTFVDSFVKRAEAVYGES
- a CDS encoding RnfH family protein — protein: MANPERIDVMVCLATVTPPKLVRVQVSATATVADAVRASGLLEGAGLSIDACRLGVYGKRKAPDALLHAHDRVEITGPLIADPKAARRHRVRRVRATGTREGLKWLRNEAPPEDDVAG
- the smpB gene encoding SsrA-binding protein SmpB — protein: MTIADNKKAFFDYFVEERYEAGIALEGWEVKAIRAGRVQIKEGYVVIRDAELFLIGAHISPLQSASTHVKPDPTRTRKLLLHAEEIKKLIGKVEQRGYTLVPLNLHYARGRVKCEIGLAKGKKLYDKRETEKDRDWQREKARLMREKA
- a CDS encoding DUF4124 domain-containing protein codes for the protein MKRLHVLLPATAALIALACPVHAQWAWQWRDEKGQMVYSDVAPPPSIPPSRIVRNPNGQMSTAYEALSAPASGVKAADPKAPAKPGQAAPDPDAELSKRLADRAKHEQEDAQKAEQAQRRKADCERLRNETTYLQGGRRYATPQADGTLSYMDDAQRAAAIQRNQTDLSANCS